One part of the Nostoc sp. PCC 7120 = FACHB-418 genome encodes these proteins:
- a CDS encoding NACHT domain-containing protein → MNLSLRQWLAERQIEISHIKTFAAGQLAGIAYRIVQDMELKSLMPLDICTLAEVLQLPLGTAEQEISVLASLSEHLLRNLSQKKALKRNEGTWLAFQIAYLLALEQILLQEEQLKRPWLNRAKIPLQATIIISDPQLQGLLKTLSPGKLTDTQAEQALSSVADSLLVQQMNHATVAWLMANGAEELEAKLLTQRLDNSLPGYLLKIIAQNSAPLAQLQKFFCIGTPEDVLNIDLYKENYRASLLQTLSTPLLMEHFALKNIYVPLSGIPQEPNSEQSIDLKTWVEKQLNDLETIAVIESEPGYGKSSFCQIWAAEVALKLYPHWMPILIRLQDIKYGKSLLETLNSGFTLNAHVNLSTWLEQTNNRCVLLLDGLDELPASHQGNRAKKIFIQQLLQLQSQEQHKIVLTSRSQTVEEITSEIPLQWRRIKIQPLEINQLKQWFQQWAFVQSLPTSQNFFYIPKTSRIICQ, encoded by the coding sequence ATGAACCTCAGTCTCAGGCAGTGGTTGGCAGAACGCCAAATAGAAATCAGCCATATAAAAACATTTGCTGCTGGGCAACTGGCAGGTATTGCCTATCGTATTGTTCAGGATATGGAACTTAAAAGCCTGATGCCGTTGGATATTTGTACGTTAGCAGAAGTACTGCAATTACCATTAGGCACGGCTGAACAAGAAATTTCTGTGCTTGCTTCCTTAAGCGAACATCTTCTGCGTAACCTCAGTCAAAAAAAAGCCCTCAAACGCAATGAAGGTACTTGGTTAGCATTCCAAATTGCTTACCTATTAGCGTTAGAACAGATTTTACTCCAAGAAGAACAGTTAAAAAGACCTTGGTTAAATCGTGCCAAAATACCTTTACAAGCCACAATAATTATCTCAGATCCCCAACTCCAAGGATTATTAAAAACTCTCTCTCCTGGTAAATTAACTGATACTCAAGCCGAACAAGCACTTTCTTCTGTAGCCGATTCCTTACTAGTACAACAGATGAATCATGCTACTGTAGCTTGGTTAATGGCTAATGGTGCAGAAGAATTAGAAGCTAAATTATTAACTCAGCGTTTAGATAATTCCCTCCCTGGATACCTGCTAAAAATCATTGCTCAAAATTCCGCACCTTTAGCCCAACTACAAAAATTTTTCTGTATAGGAACTCCAGAAGATGTCTTAAATATTGACTTATATAAAGAGAATTATCGCGCTAGTTTGCTACAAACTCTCAGTACACCATTATTAATGGAACATTTTGCCCTGAAAAATATTTATGTTCCTTTATCTGGTATACCTCAAGAACCTAATAGTGAACAGTCAATTGATTTAAAAACATGGGTAGAGAAACAACTAAATGATTTAGAAACTATTGCTGTAATTGAGTCAGAACCTGGTTATGGGAAATCCAGTTTTTGTCAGATTTGGGCGGCGGAAGTAGCATTAAAACTTTATCCTCATTGGATGCCAATACTGATTCGATTGCAGGATATTAAATATGGCAAAAGTTTGCTAGAAACTCTCAACTCTGGTTTTACATTGAATGCTCATGTCAACTTGTCTACTTGGTTAGAGCAAACAAATAATCGGTGTGTTTTATTACTAGATGGGCTAGATGAACTTCCTGCTTCTCATCAGGGAAATAGGGCTAAGAAAATTTTTATCCAACAGTTACTACAATTACAGTCCCAAGAACAACATAAAATTGTGTTGACTAGTCGCTCTCAAACGGTGGAGGAAATTACTTCAGAAATCCCCCTACAATGGCGACGCATTAAAATTCAACCTTTAGAAATAAACCAGCTAAAACAATGGTTTCAACAATGGGCATTTGTCCAGTCTTTACCCACTTCCCAAAACTTTTTTTACATTCCTAAAACAAGCAGGATTATTTGCCAGTAA
- a CDS encoding DUF3685 domain-containing protein produces MSDRPLKLLLVDQDPIFRLGLRVALEAMPNIEVVSEAPTDTAALQILAELAQINPNQVDLVILELGNSRSIDSQQQGLQLCQQLKATYPTLPTLLLSAVPDAGLIMAARAAGVRGYCPKGTPISQLVTVIEAVAAGNSYWLAETVNPEITPSVAAVAPRLPLAKWRQNLHLSSVNYIDHALQEVTAQLQTPGLPILDRAVLAGKRRELLASRWLLNQVLILPQEKQQPTLTSSVAKSLPIVPPPIPTINTSDSQPTSTSPPLLSPRALQANLFAACINKLQFPLNNVSDSVLEIDIFREDKKRELLYLILQKLAQQLDALRNAQITANQLVELQPVILHDLWQAVITDFFGKFSRVQVGKRNLEIVTVLLQNPEVVQTAILNKIPLGLELFSYLLLQTDLRVEHHTYQAGSSEANFHAEMLLENLIIQVANSVVQPLLNYLADIEEIKQDFYVKSLMSTRELERFRNDLSWKYRLNNYVNEAKAIFESRYELLVFAPRGIAQISIYAPRNDELAQLSGVPLVVTLGLEFRDAIAPRLQSLLSVLGSGIVFVLTQIIGRGLGLIGRGIIQGIGSVSFDKNFKRDSERTK; encoded by the coding sequence ATGAGCGATCGCCCTTTAAAATTATTATTAGTTGATCAAGACCCCATTTTCCGCCTGGGACTACGGGTAGCGTTGGAAGCCATGCCTAACATAGAGGTGGTATCGGAAGCACCAACAGATACAGCAGCTTTACAAATACTTGCGGAACTTGCCCAGATTAACCCCAATCAAGTGGACTTGGTAATTTTAGAATTAGGGAATAGTCGCTCAATTGATAGTCAACAGCAAGGATTACAACTCTGCCAGCAACTCAAAGCTACATACCCCACACTCCCAACTTTGCTCTTAAGTGCGGTTCCCGATGCAGGACTAATCATGGCAGCGAGGGCTGCTGGTGTGCGGGGTTACTGTCCTAAAGGCACTCCCATTTCCCAATTAGTTACCGTTATAGAAGCCGTTGCGGCTGGTAATTCTTACTGGTTGGCTGAAACAGTAAACCCAGAAATTACTCCCTCTGTTGCTGCGGTTGCGCCTCGTTTACCTTTGGCTAAGTGGCGGCAAAATTTACATTTATCAAGTGTGAATTATATTGATCATGCGCTGCAAGAAGTCACAGCACAATTACAAACTCCTGGTTTACCAATATTAGATCGAGCAGTTCTAGCCGGGAAGCGAAGAGAACTTTTAGCAAGTCGCTGGTTGCTCAATCAGGTACTAATTCTACCCCAAGAAAAACAACAGCCAACATTAACTTCCTCAGTTGCCAAATCTCTGCCTATAGTACCCCCACCAATACCCACAATTAACACCTCAGACTCACAACCAACATCCACATCGCCCCCGCTACTCAGTCCCAGAGCTTTACAAGCCAATTTATTTGCAGCTTGTATTAATAAACTACAATTTCCTTTAAATAATGTTTCAGATTCGGTTTTAGAGATTGATATATTTCGTGAAGATAAAAAACGAGAACTCCTATATCTAATTTTGCAAAAACTGGCTCAACAATTAGATGCTTTGCGTAATGCCCAAATTACAGCTAATCAGTTAGTAGAATTACAGCCTGTAATCTTACATGACTTATGGCAAGCAGTAATTACAGACTTTTTCGGTAAGTTTTCTAGAGTGCAAGTAGGCAAGCGTAATCTAGAAATTGTCACCGTATTATTGCAGAATCCAGAAGTTGTACAAACAGCGATTCTGAATAAGATTCCTTTAGGATTAGAATTATTTTCTTATCTGTTATTGCAAACAGATTTAAGAGTAGAGCATCATACTTACCAAGCAGGTAGCTCTGAAGCCAACTTCCACGCAGAAATGTTACTAGAAAACTTGATAATTCAGGTAGCTAACAGCGTAGTCCAACCACTATTAAATTATTTGGCAGACATAGAAGAAATTAAACAAGATTTCTATGTTAAATCTTTAATGTCTACACGAGAACTGGAACGTTTTAGAAATGATTTATCATGGAAATATCGATTAAATAACTATGTGAACGAAGCCAAAGCAATTTTTGAAAGCCGCTACGAACTACTTGTGTTTGCGCCCCGTGGTATTGCCCAAATTTCAATTTATGCTCCCCGCAATGACGAACTAGCACAATTGTCTGGAGTACCTTTAGTAGTTACATTAGGTTTAGAATTTCGAGATGCGATCGCTCCTCGTTTACAATCGCTATTATCTGTCTTAGGTAGTGGCATTGTCTTTGTGCTAACCCAAATCATTGGTAGAGGTTTAGGCTTAATTGGTCGCGGAATTATTCAAGGTATTGGTAGCGTATCTTTTGACAAAAATTTTAAACGTGATAGTGAACGAACGAAGTAG
- a CDS encoding molybdenum cofactor guanylyltransferase, giving the protein MNNLTAIVLAGGQSSRMGQDKALITVQGVPLLQFVCNIAASCADTVYIVTPWPERYEHLFLPGCKFLPEAATQGPLIGFAQGLAEVKSEWVLLLACDLPKLRVEVLQEWAANLDSVPEEAIAALPHHAKGWEPLCGFYRRRCLPQLLEFIHQGGRSFQQWLQHHSVQVLSLPTPEILFNCNTPEDLAVIQGEFDDLSPNPSPTRRGA; this is encoded by the coding sequence ATGAATAACTTAACTGCTATCGTCCTTGCAGGTGGTCAAAGTTCCCGCATGGGACAGGATAAAGCTTTGATAACTGTTCAAGGTGTGCCGTTGTTGCAATTTGTCTGTAACATTGCCGCCAGTTGTGCTGATACTGTTTATATTGTCACCCCTTGGCCGGAACGCTATGAGCATTTATTTTTACCAGGGTGCAAATTTCTTCCAGAAGCGGCGACTCAGGGGCCTTTGATTGGCTTTGCTCAAGGGTTAGCAGAGGTAAAATCTGAGTGGGTGTTACTTTTAGCTTGCGATTTACCTAAATTACGGGTTGAGGTTTTGCAAGAATGGGCTGCTAATCTTGATAGTGTACCAGAGGAAGCTATTGCTGCTTTACCCCATCACGCCAAAGGCTGGGAACCTTTATGTGGTTTCTATCGCCGTCGCTGTTTACCGCAATTATTAGAGTTTATCCATCAAGGTGGGCGATCTTTTCAGCAATGGCTACAACATCATTCTGTACAAGTTTTATCTCTACCAACCCCAGAGATATTATTCAATTGCAACACACCAGAAGATTTAGCTGTAATTCAAGGTGAGTTTGATGACCTCTCCCCAAACCCCTCTCCGACACGGAGAGGGGCTTAA
- a CDS encoding PaO family protein, producing MTVVYATPICKGECRLFARFPFKFLAKLPGFFIKLRPGWYYHLGQNGVLEDDQIFLHYQER from the coding sequence TTGACTGTTGTCTATGCTACACCCATTTGTAAAGGTGAGTGCCGTTTATTTGCTCGGTTTCCTTTTAAGTTTCTTGCTAAACTACCAGGGTTTTTTATTAAATTAAGACCAGGTTGGTACTATCACCTGGGACAAAATGGTGTTTTAGAAGACGACCAAATTTTTCTCCATTATCAAGAAAGATAA
- a CDS encoding dienelactone hydrolase family protein, translated as MQITKRNVELRVDDSLMRVYVASPKPVGVYPGIVFYSDIYQLGSPIIRLANYLAGFGYVVAAPEIFHRLEPIGLVIEPDDLGRMRGNDNARRTAIAEYDADSRAVIDFLKAETTVNANKIGTVGFCIGGHLAFRAAFENEVKASACCYPTGIPSGKLGKGVADTIHRVKEIKGEMLLVLGTLDPHIPESDRQILIKAIEDAKVPHKVVLYEAEHTFMRDDGYRYDSAATTFAWAEIVEFLGRVFAD; from the coding sequence GTGCAAATCACTAAGCGCAATGTGGAATTGAGAGTAGATGACAGCTTAATGCGTGTTTATGTCGCATCTCCAAAACCAGTCGGAGTTTACCCAGGTATTGTATTTTATAGTGATATTTATCAGTTAGGTAGCCCGATAATTCGTCTTGCTAACTACTTAGCTGGATTTGGTTATGTAGTAGCAGCACCAGAAATTTTTCATCGCCTTGAGCCAATTGGACTAGTAATTGAGCCGGATGATCTTGGGAGAATGCGAGGTAACGACAATGCGCGACGAACAGCGATCGCTGAATATGATGCAGATTCTCGTGCTGTAATTGATTTTCTCAAAGCGGAAACCACTGTTAATGCCAATAAAATTGGTACTGTTGGTTTTTGTATAGGTGGACACTTAGCCTTTCGCGCAGCTTTTGAAAACGAAGTTAAAGCCTCTGCCTGCTGCTACCCTACAGGGATTCCCAGTGGTAAGTTGGGTAAAGGGGTAGCAGATACTATCCACAGAGTCAAGGAAATCAAAGGCGAAATGCTGCTAGTACTGGGTACACTTGATCCTCACATACCAGAAAGCGATCGCCAAATTTTAATTAAAGCCATTGAAGATGCTAAAGTACCTCACAAAGTAGTTTTATATGAAGCAGAACATACCTTCATGCGTGACGACGGTTATCGCTACGATTCTGCTGCTACTACCTTTGCTTGGGCAGAAATAGTAGAATTTTTAGGACGTGTATTTGCTGACTAA
- a CDS encoding pentapeptide repeat-containing protein: MLYVLGVFHRDGLLDDEILQKNTRVALNWEIYSRLKRWLLGYPLTAGMKTMLLRPGTAHIHRTPEAITNLLGEYHPQDLIEQMQAIALKILHGDRHQVTLTEELNTNILPALYFRYCLTSKSSQATDKAQLTIKVEFSHSQIGEYLCAEAVANQLQMLTQCQEDVYGTETFILNAPSSVAQHLYHLLGYGMITPEIEGLVITALQTQQKPILLQRLESFWRGWCQGRWLDEGIAHQELPYFHSLQNFVNVEQVNTNVGINVFLLLAAISRDIHVSFYPCGNPANVSEFYPETMIMLLAKAAFSGSNALIKRIYSQSLAKINLSGAFLSQVVLTGANLEQANLCDAVLVNANLADANLNNANLAGANLSGANLTGVSLETVNLTNACLCDVILTEAEREIAQLHGALFSLEQFQVVKSLLSKQSYFSVSSTREKTKFWNQNSLDIGLIESLEGEVIMPTILDHETYDETVFGKSEL, encoded by the coding sequence ATGCTATATGTATTAGGGGTTTTCCACCGCGACGGACTATTAGATGATGAGATATTGCAAAAAAATACTAGGGTTGCCCTAAATTGGGAAATTTACTCTCGCTTAAAACGATGGTTGCTGGGGTATCCGTTGACTGCGGGGATGAAGACAATGCTATTACGTCCGGGAACTGCTCATATTCACCGTACACCAGAAGCAATCACCAATCTACTAGGAGAATACCATCCTCAAGACCTGATTGAACAAATGCAGGCGATCGCTCTCAAAATTTTACATGGCGATCGTCATCAAGTTACCCTGACTGAAGAATTAAATACAAACATTCTCCCGGCCTTATATTTCCGTTATTGTCTTACCAGTAAGTCATCACAAGCTACTGACAAAGCACAATTAACAATTAAAGTAGAGTTTTCCCACTCACAAATAGGCGAATATCTTTGTGCTGAAGCTGTAGCAAACCAACTGCAAATGCTCACCCAGTGCCAAGAAGATGTTTACGGAACAGAAACATTTATTTTGAATGCTCCTAGCAGTGTTGCCCAGCATCTCTACCATTTACTAGGCTACGGCATGATCACGCCAGAAATTGAGGGATTAGTCATAACTGCTTTACAAACCCAACAAAAGCCCATTTTGTTACAACGACTAGAATCGTTTTGGCGCGGTTGGTGTCAAGGACGTTGGTTAGATGAAGGCATTGCCCATCAAGAACTACCTTATTTTCACAGCTTACAAAATTTTGTGAATGTTGAGCAAGTCAATACGAATGTGGGAATAAATGTATTTTTATTACTAGCCGCTATTAGTCGGGACATTCACGTTTCTTTTTATCCTTGTGGTAATCCAGCCAATGTCAGTGAGTTTTACCCGGAAACGATGATTATGTTGTTGGCTAAAGCCGCTTTTTCTGGAAGTAACGCTCTAATCAAGCGCATTTACTCCCAATCTTTAGCTAAAATCAACCTCTCAGGAGCATTTTTATCGCAAGTCGTCCTAACTGGCGCAAATCTTGAACAAGCAAATTTATGCGATGCTGTATTGGTGAATGCAAATTTAGCTGATGCTAACTTAAATAACGCAAATTTAGCTGGTGCTAACTTATCTGGCGCAAATCTCACTGGTGTCAGCTTGGAAACTGTCAATCTCACTAATGCTTGTTTATGTGATGTTATCCTCACCGAGGCTGAAAGAGAAATTGCCCAACTCCACGGTGCATTATTCTCTCTAGAACAATTTCAAGTAGTGAAAAGTTTGTTATCCAAGCAATCTTACTTTAGTGTTTCCAGCACTAGAGAGAAAACTAAGTTTTGGAATCAAAATAGTCTCGATATCGGCTTGATTGAAAGCTTGGAAGGTGAAGTAATTATGCCTACAATTCTAGACCACGAAACCTATGATGAAACGGTTTTTGGTAAAAGTGAGTTATGA
- a CDS encoding Fur family transcriptional regulator, which yields MQQQAISTKPIRSLEDALERCQLLGMRVSRQRRFILELLWQANEHLSAREIYDRLNQQGKDIGHTSVYQNLEALSTQGIIESIERCDGRLYGNISDSHSHVNCLDTNQILDVHIQLPEAFIQEVEQRTGVKITDYSINFYGYRHPQDEE from the coding sequence ATGCAGCAACAGGCAATATCGACAAAACCAATTCGTTCTCTAGAAGATGCTCTTGAGCGTTGTCAGCTGTTAGGTATGCGCGTCAGTCGCCAGCGCCGCTTTATTTTAGAACTGCTGTGGCAAGCAAATGAGCATCTTTCTGCTAGAGAAATTTATGATCGCCTCAACCAACAAGGCAAAGACATTGGTCATACATCTGTATATCAAAACTTAGAAGCATTATCAACTCAAGGCATTATTGAGAGTATCGAACGTTGTGATGGGCGTTTATACGGCAACATTAGTGACTCTCACAGTCATGTTAACTGCTTAGACACTAACCAAATTTTGGATGTGCATATTCAACTTCCAGAGGCATTTATCCAAGAAGTTGAACAAAGAACAGGAGTGAAGATTACAGATTATAGTATCAACTTCTATGGATATCGGCATCCTCAAGATGAAGAGTAG
- a CDS encoding CHAT domain-containing protein: MNEQRLQAYYQLIQTLLDCPSGEEPEILAANTELLDADFVQVVGLAAEHFAQQGEENRAEWLRNLAAYLTTPETPAISEADIETYLPFILEVLRTTADSNGDAQVIYPLLRANTDKLDRIFAELLRRWATNTLEKAKPDRATFIAATIGNFSNLINDFPLGSKANNMEIGIAGYEIALTIYTRTDFPEQWATTQNNLGNAYLYRILGNRGENLEAAIAAYSAALEVRTRTDFPVDWAMTQNNLGNAHLYRILGNKGENLEAAIAAYSAALEVRTRTDFPVDWAMTQNNLATAYLYRILGNRGENLENAIAAFSAALEVYTRTDFPKQWAGTQNNLGEAYRNRILGNKGENLEKAIAAYSAALEVYTRTDFPEQWAGTQNNLGNAYSERILGNRGENLEAAIAAYSAALEVRTRTDFPEQWATTQNNLGTAYSERILGNRGENLEAAIAAYSAALEVYTRTDFPVDWAMTQNNLGNAYGNRILGNRGENLEAAIAAYSAALEVYTRTDFPQNHAETLLNLGILYQEEKQFNLAYDTFAQAIPTVEALRGEINAGDNLGEEGKRKQAEEWNKLYRRMIEVCLALGKDTEAIEYIERSKTRYLVELLSKADSINLENLPEIDSNIRFAEIKNLLDDETVIIQWYIFTDCFRAFIISKNHQPIIWQSASEDLDNLKNWTDNYLQIYGEDKQKWRYQLNEQLTQLTQTLHLNQIISLIPSQYKKLIVIPHRYLHLFPLHAVPLANNNSSQPEYLFDRFPHGVSYAPSNQLLRFTQRRVRRLANLELNPFSNLFAIQNPTNDLAFTDIEVETIAADFQPQQVLKHHQATKAALTATPTDETLSNSQWLHFSCHGYFNFRFPLKSGLQLADAVTSTIPSTINSSRYLRIDNEKAIDLDKCLTLEDIFQLNLNNCRLVCLSACETGFIDYTNNSDEYIGLASGFMRAGGTNIISSLWAVSDFHTALLMIKFYENLPLYQYNVSLALNHTQTWLRRATQSQIIDWVQSKTNMQNTQQQKIIGFLQQYKPEQQPFKRPEFWAAFSAISPV, from the coding sequence ATGAACGAACAGCGTTTACAAGCTTATTATCAGCTAATTCAAACCCTGCTAGATTGCCCTAGTGGGGAAGAACCGGAGATATTAGCAGCGAATACAGAATTGCTAGATGCTGACTTTGTGCAGGTGGTAGGATTAGCAGCAGAGCATTTTGCCCAGCAGGGAGAGGAAAATAGAGCCGAGTGGTTGAGAAACTTAGCCGCATATCTCACCACCCCAGAAACTCCCGCCATTAGTGAAGCAGATATAGAGACTTACTTGCCATTTATTTTAGAGGTATTGCGAACAACCGCAGACAGCAACGGCGATGCTCAAGTAATTTACCCGTTGCTGAGAGCTAATACCGATAAACTGGATCGTATCTTTGCAGAATTATTGCGCCGATGGGCAACAAATACCCTAGAGAAAGCAAAACCAGATAGAGCAACATTCATCGCCGCAACTATTGGTAATTTTAGCAATCTGATTAACGATTTTCCTTTGGGTAGCAAAGCCAACAACATGGAAATTGGTATCGCTGGTTATGAAATCGCCCTCACTATATATACCCGCACTGATTTTCCTGAACAATGGGCAACGACGCAAAATAATCTGGGGAATGCTTACTTATACAGAATATTAGGAAACAGAGGGGAGAATCTGGAGGCGGCGATCGCTGCTTATTCTGCGGCTCTGGAAGTCAGAACCCGCACTGATTTTCCTGTAGATTGGGCAATGACGCAAAATAATCTGGGGAATGCTCACTTATACAGAATATTAGGAAACAAAGGGGAGAATCTGGAGGCGGCGATCGCTGCTTATTCTGCGGCTCTGGAAGTCAGAACCCGCACTGATTTTCCTGTAGATTGGGCAATGACGCAAAATAATCTGGCGACTGCTTACTTATACAGAATATTAGGAAACAGAGGGGAGAATCTGGAAAATGCTATCGCTGCTTTTTCTGCGGCTCTGGAAGTTTATACCCGCACTGATTTTCCTAAACAATGGGCTGGAACGCAAAATAATCTGGGAGAGGCTTACCGTAACAGAATATTAGGAAACAAAGGGGAGAATCTGGAGAAGGCGATCGCGGCTTATTCTGCGGCTCTGGAAGTTTATACCCGCACTGATTTTCCTGAACAATGGGCTGGAACGCAAAATAATCTGGGAAATGCTTACTCTGAAAGAATATTAGGAAACAGAGGGGAGAATCTGGAGGCGGCGATCGCTGCTTATTCTGCGGCTCTGGAAGTCAGAACCCGCACTGATTTTCCTGAACAATGGGCAACGACGCAAAATAATCTGGGGACTGCTTACTCTGAAAGAATATTAGGAAACAGAGGGGAGAATCTGGAGGCGGCGATCGCTGCTTATTCTGCGGCTCTGGAAGTTTATACCCGCACTGATTTTCCTGTAGATTGGGCAATGACGCAAAATAATCTGGGGAATGCTTACGGTAACAGAATATTAGGAAACAGAGGGGAGAATCTGGAGGCGGCGATCGCTGCTTATTCTGCGGCTCTGGAAGTTTATACCCGCACTGATTTTCCTCAAAATCATGCAGAAACTTTGTTAAATCTCGGTATCTTATACCAAGAAGAGAAACAATTTAATTTAGCTTACGATACCTTTGCCCAAGCAATACCAACCGTCGAAGCTTTACGGGGTGAAATTAATGCAGGTGATAATTTAGGTGAAGAAGGCAAGCGCAAACAAGCAGAAGAATGGAATAAACTTTATAGACGCATGATAGAAGTTTGCCTAGCATTGGGCAAAGACACTGAAGCGATAGAATATATTGAACGCAGCAAAACCCGCTATTTAGTAGAACTATTAAGCAAAGCAGACTCAATCAATCTAGAGAATCTACCTGAGATAGACAGCAATATCCGTTTTGCAGAAATTAAAAATCTTTTAGACGATGAAACAGTTATTATTCAATGGTATATATTTACTGATTGTTTTCGTGCCTTCATCATCAGCAAAAACCATCAACCAATCATTTGGCAATCAGCCTCAGAAGATTTAGACAATTTAAAAAACTGGACTGATAATTATCTGCAAATCTACGGTGAAGATAAACAAAAGTGGCGATATCAGCTAAACGAGCAACTAACCCAACTAACTCAAACCCTCCACCTCAATCAGATAATTTCTCTCATTCCCTCCCAATACAAAAAACTGATTGTCATTCCCCATCGTTATTTACATTTATTCCCACTCCATGCTGTACCCCTAGCTAATAACAACTCATCACAACCAGAATATTTATTTGATAGATTTCCTCATGGCGTAAGTTATGCACCAAGTAATCAACTTTTACGATTTACTCAACGGCGAGTGCGAAGATTAGCCAACTTAGAATTAAATCCCTTCAGTAACTTATTTGCCATTCAAAACCCCACTAACGATTTAGCCTTCACCGATATCGAAGTCGAAACCATAGCCGCAGATTTTCAACCCCAACAAGTCCTGAAACATCACCAAGCCACCAAAGCCGCCTTAACAGCAACACCAACAGATGAAACCCTCAGCAATTCCCAATGGCTGCATTTCTCTTGTCACGGTTACTTTAACTTCCGTTTCCCCTTAAAATCTGGTTTACAGTTAGCCGATGCAGTAACCTCTACCATTCCCAGCACCATCAACTCATCACGCTACCTGAGAATTGACAACGAAAAAGCTATTGATTTAGATAAATGTCTCACCCTGGAAGATATCTTTCAATTAAATTTAAATAACTGTCGTCTCGTCTGTCTCTCCGCTTGCGAAACTGGTTTTATTGACTATACAAATAACAGCGATGAATATATAGGTTTGGCAAGTGGTTTTATGCGTGCTGGTGGAACTAACATTATTAGTAGTTTATGGGCAGTTAGCGACTTTCACACAGCTTTACTAATGATTAAATTTTATGAAAACTTACCACTTTATCAATATAATGTGTCCTTAGCCTTGAACCATACCCAAACATGGTTACGCCGAGCAACGCAATCACAAATTATAGACTGGGTGCAAAGTAAAACCAATATGCAAAACACACAACAGCAAAAAATCATTGGCTTTTTACAACAATATAAACCTGAACAACAACCATTTAAAAGACCAGAATTTTGGGCTGCTTTTTCTGCTATTTCTCCAGTTTAG
- a CDS encoding ion channel → MKFQLKRLAKKRPDRVQIKIQDGQFEIIGMGVWHSYWRDPYHLLLTIPWTGFLLLICLSYLAINLIFALAYWLGGDCIANAKPGNFLDLFFFSVQTLASIGYGAMYPKTLYANTVVTIEAMIGLVGIAVMTGLAFARFSRPSARVIFSRVAVITPYNDVPTLMFRTANQRRNLILEAQMRVYLMRDEITAEGGFIRRFHDLKLLRNQTPSFTLSWLALHPIDEFSPLYGMSAESLIQTNTNIIISVSGIDETVAQVVHARYTYTASNILWNSRFVDIFHHTSDGHRYIDYKYFHDVLPLDKIG, encoded by the coding sequence ATGAAATTTCAACTGAAGAGACTTGCAAAGAAACGACCAGATAGAGTCCAAATTAAAATTCAGGATGGACAATTTGAGATTATTGGCATGGGTGTATGGCATTCTTACTGGCGAGATCCTTATCATTTACTGCTAACTATTCCTTGGACTGGCTTTTTATTACTAATTTGTCTTTCTTATCTAGCAATTAATCTCATATTTGCCCTAGCTTATTGGCTGGGAGGAGATTGTATAGCCAATGCTAAACCTGGTAATTTTTTGGATCTATTCTTCTTTAGTGTACAGACACTTGCATCTATTGGCTATGGTGCGATGTATCCTAAAACACTATATGCCAATACTGTTGTTACCATCGAAGCAATGATTGGTTTGGTAGGAATTGCTGTGATGACAGGACTGGCATTTGCTCGCTTTTCCCGCCCTTCTGCCCGTGTTATATTTAGCCGTGTTGCAGTCATCACACCGTACAATGATGTACCAACGCTGATGTTTCGCACTGCTAACCAGCGACGCAATTTAATTCTAGAAGCCCAGATGCGCGTCTATTTAATGCGTGACGAAATCACAGCAGAAGGAGGATTTATTCGGCGTTTCCACGATTTAAAACTATTAAGAAATCAGACACCTAGTTTTACATTAAGCTGGCTAGCACTGCATCCTATAGATGAATTCAGCCCTTTATATGGAATGTCAGCAGAGTCGCTAATACAAACAAACACAAATATAATTATCTCGGTCAGTGGCATTGATGAAACAGTAGCCCAAGTAGTTCATGCCCGTTATACTTATACGGCTAGTAATATTTTATGGAACAGTCGCTTTGTTGATATTTTTCACCATACATCTGATGGACATCGCTACATCGACTATAAATATTTTCATGATGTCTTGCCTTTAGATAAAATAGGCTAA